The segment GCCCCGGCGTTTAGGGATCTCCTTCATCTTGTCAACAGGTGGCACCCCTCAAATCGTTGCAACTGGCGTCGTGGAGGAGCCGTAGGGGAGTTCGTGTTGGAGGTGTTCACCCCCTTTCCGAGCCTATCATCAAGGGCCAGGCCCAGGGTCTGGAAGTCTTACCCGGTGCCACCGTCCCCTTCTCCATCGCGCTTGAAGGTGAGGGGTTTCCCGCCGTTTGATCCCTCTCGGCTACCGGTGCTGGGCAGGAGCTGACTCGCCCCCCATCGTCCTAATGGTGCAAGACCCGTTGCAGGAAGGCCCGGGTCCTCTCCTCCCTGGGGGAGGAGAAGATCCCCTCCGGCCTCCCCTCCTCCACAATCTGACCCCCGTCCATGAAGATCACCCGGTCCGCCACCTCCCGGGCAAACCCCATCTCGTGGGTCACCACCAGCATGGTCATACCCCCTCGGGCCAGGTCCCGCATCACGTCCAACACCTCCCCCACCATCTCCGGGTCCAACGCACTGGTGGGCTCGTCAAACAGCATCACCTTGGGCTCCATGGCCAAGGCCCGGGCTATGGCCACCCGCTGCTGCTGGCCCCCGGATAGCTGCCCCGGGTACTTCCTCGCCTGGTCCAGGATCCCCACCCGCTCCAAAAGCTCCAAGGCCTTCCGCTCCGCCCGCTCCCGGGACCAGCCCCTCACCCGCATGGGGGCCAGGGTGATGTTCTCCAGCACCGTCATGTGGGGGAAGAGGTTGAACTGCTGGAAGACCATCCCCACCTCCCGCCGCACCTCCTTGAGGGCCCGCTCCTCCTTCACGTTGTGGCCGTCCACCACCACCTCCCCCTCCTGGAAGTCCTCCAGGCGGTTGATGCAGCGGATCAGGGTGCTCTTCCCCGAGCCCGAGGGACCGATGATCACCAGCTTCTCCCCAGGGGCCACCTCCAAATGGATCCCCTTGAGCACGTGCAGGGTACCAAACCACTTGTGCAGGTTGTGGATGCGGATGATGGGGTCCATCCTCTACCTCACGCCGAGTCCCATGCGCCGTTCCACCAGCCTTCCCACGTAGGAGAAGGCGCCCGACACCACCAGGTAGACCACTGCCAGAAACAGGTAAACCTCCCGCTCCAGACCCACGTTTCTCGGATTGGCCAGCACCGCCCTGGCCACCCCCATGAGGTCCAGGATGCCGATGAGGGCCACCAGGGAGGTGTCCTTGAAGAGGGAGATGAACTGGCCCACCAGGGCGGGGACCACCGCCCTGAGGGCCTGGGGCAGGACCACGTAAAGGGCCGCCTGGAAGGAGCTCAGGCCCAGGCTGTGGGCCGCCTCCCACTGCCCCTTGGGCACCGCTTGCAGACCGCCCCGCACGTTTTCCGCCAGGTAGGCGGCGGCGAAGAGGGTAAAGGCCAGGAGGGCCCTGACCACCTGGGGAAGCCGGAAGTCCTCGGGAAGGAAGAGGGGGAGGGTCACGAAGGCCAGGAAGAGAAGGGAAACCAGGGGTACCCCCCTCACGGCCTCGATGTAGGCGATGGCCAGGAGCCGAAGCCCCACGAGCCGGCTTTGCCGGGCAAAGGCCAGGGCCACCCCCAAGGGGAAGGCCAGGGCCATGGCGCTGAGGGAGAGGAGGAGGGAGAGAAAAAGCCCGCTCCATAGGGTTACGGGGAGGGGCAGGGCCAGAATTCCCGCTCCTATCCCTACCACCAGCACCCAGCCCGCCTTGGGCAGGGGCAGGATCCCCAGCCTTCCCAGCCATCCCGCCAGGGCAACAAGCCCGGCCAGCAGGGTAACCCAGGCCCTCCAGGTGAGCTCGGGGGGCATCTGACCCACGAACAAGTAGCGGAGGTTTTCCGTCACCACCCACCACTGGGCCCCCAGGGCCCAAAGGAGAAGGGCCTTGCCCAAGGCGTACAGGAGAGCCAGCAGAAGAAGGGTGAGGAGGGCGTTGCCGGGGGAACCGAAAAGGGCGCGGATGAGCCTCATAGCTTCCACCTCAGGGCCACGCGGCGGTTGTAGACGTTGACCAGGGCACTGATGCCCAGGCTCAGGCTCAGGTACACCCCCATGACCAGGAGGATGGCCTCGAGGCTCCTCCCGGACTGGTTGGCCACCGTGGAGTAGACGGAGAAGAGGTCGGGATACCCCACCCCCACCCCCAGGGAGGTGTTCTTGGCCAGGTTCAGGTACTGGTTGGCCAGGGGGGGAACGGCGATGCGCACCGCCTGGGGGAGGATCACGAGGAAGAAGGTATCCCTGGGGGAAAGCCCCAGGCTTAAACCCGCCTCCCACTGCCCCCTGGGCACCGCCAGGATGGCCCCGCGGATCACCTCGGCGATGAAGGCCGAGGTGTACACCGTGAGGCCAAAGAGGAGGGCGGCGAACTCCGGGGTCAGGGAGGTCCCACCCCTGGGGCCAAAGGGCCCCACCTCCACCGGGACGAGCCGGATGGGCGGCCCCAGGACCAGCCAGGCCGCAACAAGGGCCAGGAGGGGCCCGATCCATGCCCACCTCCCGGCCTTGCGCAGGGCATACCCCAAGAGGACGGCCCCGAGGAGCCCCAGGGCTCCGGGAGCCAGGGTAACTTCAGGCAGAACCAAGCCCCGCTGGGATAGATAGGCCCCCCCGAGGGCCAGCCCCTTCTCCCAAGGGGGAAGCTTGAGGAGGAGGCCGAAGTACCACACAAAAAGCTGGAGGAGAAGCGGGGTGTTGCGCACCAGCTCCACGTAGCCGAAGGCCAGTCCCCGGGCCAAGGGATTGCCGGATAAGCGGCCCATGGCCACCAGGAGGCCCAGGAGGCTTGCGGCCACAAGCCCCAGAACCGTTACCCTAAGGGTGTTGAAAAAGCCCGCCAGCAAGGCCTGCCAGTAGGTGTCCGAGGGGTAGTAGGGCCTAAGGCCCTCGCCCTGCGACCAGGTGACCCCCTCGGAGAGGGAGAAGCCCGCCTCCTGGGAGAGGAAGGCGAAGCTGAAAGGGATGCCCTGGGCGGCCATGCGGGCCTTGGCCGTCCCCACCAGGTAAGCCAGCCCCCAGGCCACCAGCCCGAAGACCAGTGCCTGGAGGACCAGGTCCCTTAGGCGAGGCATGCTTTAGCGGAAGGGAGGGCTGTACATGAGGCCGCCAAAGCGCTGCAGGGCGTTCAGGGTGCCGGTGCGCGGTATGTGGAAGGGGCTCTTGGCACCGAAGAACCGGTCGTAGATCTCCCCGTAGTTGCCCACGGCCCGGATCACCCGCACGGTGAAGTCCTTAGGGAGGCCGAGGTCCTGGCCCAAGGTCCCCTCGAGGCCCAGGAACCGCCGGATCTCGGGCACATCGGATTTCAAGAAACTATCCAGGTTCTTGCTGGTGATGCCGTATTCCTCCGCCTGAATGGTGGCGTACACAATCCAGGCGAGGGCATCCCGCCAACGGGAGTCGTTCTCGCGCACGAACCCCGCCAAGGGCTCCTTGGAGATGGTTTCCTTGAGGATGACCAGCTCCTCGGGGTTGGGGGCCGTGGCCCGGAACCCCACCAGCTGCGACTTGTCGGCGGTAAAGGCGTCGCACCTGCCCTGGAGGAAAGCGGCCATCACCTTGGCCCCGTCCTCAAAGGTGAGCAGCTTGGTGTTCCGCCAACGCTTGGCCCGGATGTAGTCGGAGATGTTCTTCTCGTTGGTGGTGCCCTGGGTGGTGCAGAAGGTGGCCCCTTCCAGCTCCCTCAGGCTGTTGGCCCGGCCCTTGCGCACCATTACGCCCTGGCCGTCGTAGAAGGTGACGGGGAGGAAGTCCACCCCCAGGGCCCCGTCCCGGTTGGCGGTGACGGTGGTGTTGCGGAAGGCCACGTCCACCTCACCGTTCTGGACCGCCTGGAAGCGGACGCGGGCGTCCAAGGGAACGTAATCCACCTTGTCCGGGTCCCCGAAGATGGCGGCGGCCACCGCCCGGCAAAACTCCACGTCAAAGCCTGTGTACTTGCCGGTTTTCTGGTCCAGGAAGCCGAACCCGGGCAGTACGGCGTTCACGCCGCAGATGAGCTTTCCCCGGGACTTGACCAGATCCATGCGGGATTGCTGGGCCCAGGATGGGGCCATGGCCAGGATGGCTAGAACCAACAAACCAACCAACCAACGCTTCATGCCAAAACCTCCTTCTGGTTCCGCGACAAGATATCACCCTGTGTTTGGCCCTGTCAACGGGGGCTTGGGGCTCTCGGGGATGGGAGTTCGCACCCGGTTTTGCCGCAGGAAGTTTGTGGTTGATCCGGGAACGAAATAGGGGTAGCTCCCGAACCTGCCCAAGCGCTGGAGTACCGGCCAAGGTCCACCCTCACCAGTCCCCAGCTCTGGCGGAACCCGTAGAGACGGTCCGTGAGCGCCCCGAGTAGGCCCGCGCCTTCGCTGGCTGTGCCGCGAAGCACCAGGTGCCCCTGGGCGGTGGAACTCCAGGCCAGTGCCCAGGTTCCCCCAAGTTCCATGCCCGGGTCGGGGGCAGGCCAGGTCCAGAACCCGCTCGCCAGGTAAGGGCGTCCTTCCATGAACCCAGGCTGGCTGGCGTTGAGGGGACTGAGCAGGAGGGCGTCCCGGAACAGGGGGATGGAGCCTTGGTCCACGTCGGTGCGTGCGTCTAAGAAGACGAAGTCCCATGCCTCGCCTCTCGCAATCCGGCCCAAGGCCCAGGTTTCCAAAAGGCCAAAGCGGGCACCGGGTTCCAGCCAGACCCTTGTTCGTTGTTCCAGGGCTGCTCGGGGGAACAGGATGGAGAGCCCCGGGTAGAACTCCAATTCGCTTTCCTGGGCGGCTTGGATCACCACCTCTTGACGCGCAAGTCCTGGATGGACCTTCCCTGCGGATTGGTTCACCAAAAGCGCCTTGGCTCCTGGCCCCAGGTGCACCTCGATGCGGAAAAGGTCGCCGTCCAGGAGGCCAGGGCCCAGGGTGATGAGCTGAAGAAGGATCCTGTCCCCTAGGTCGAAGGGGCGGAGGATGCGGAGGGCTCCTGAGGAATGGGCCCGTTGCACCAGGGTCCTTCCACCACGGTAGACCAGATGGATCTCGAGGGAGTGGACCCTCTTAGGCTCAGGCCTCTTCAAAAAGGACCTCTCGGCGAATCCAAGCCAGGATTTCATCCAGTCCCTTTCCCGTTTGGAGGTTGGTGAAAACGAAGGGACGCTCTCCCCGCTGCCTCTTGGCATCCCGTGCCATCACGCTGAGATCGGCCCCCACGAAGGGGGCAAGGTCGATTTTGTTGATGACCAAGAGGTCGCTGCGCACGATGCCGGGACCTCCCTTGCGCGGGATCTTATCCCCCCCGGCCACATCGATCACATAGATGAACACATCCACAAGCTCGGGGCTGAAGGCGGCGGCGAGGTTGTCCCCGCCGGATTCCAGGAACAGAATGTCCAGGTCGGGGAAGCGGGTCAGCATTTCCTCCACCGCTTCCTGGTTGACGGAGGGGTCCTCGCGGATGGCCGTGTGGGGGCAGCCACCCGTCTGGACGCCTTTGATGCGTTCGGGCGGTAGGGCGCCTGAACGCACCAGGAACTCCGCGTCCTCGTACGTGTAGATGTCATTGGTGATGACCGCCAGGGAGTAACGGTCCCGCATGGCCTTGCACAAACGGTCGATCAAGGCGGTTTTCCCTGATCCCACAGGGCCAGCGACGCCAATCTTCACCGGTCGCACGCATCTCACCTCCTCACGACAAGAAGAGACGGGTTTCCAAATGGGGTTGCACCGCCGCCCAGAAATCCCAACCCGGTGTGGCCGTGTGGAAGTGGCCGTCAGGGTCTTTGAGGATGGCCATGGCCTTGGTTGCGATGTGTGGCTGAAGCTGGGTAAGGATTTCTTGGGCGGCTTCGGGTGAAAGGGCCATGCTCCGTATGGCTGCGGCCAATAAGGCCATCAGGCTGCTTTGCAGGTATAGGGGCAAGGCGAGGGATAGGGGCAAGCCCAACCGGGCGAGGGCCCAGCCTGTGACCAGGGATTGGTGGGGAGGAACGGAAGAGGGCCAGGCCAAACCGTAGAGGCGGCTGAGAATGCGGAGGAGTCGTCCACCTAGCCGCAAGCTGGTTTCCCTGGGGCCCGCTATGGGTGTCCAAGCTGCGAGCTGGTGGGCAAGCTCCAATAGCTCTTTGGGACGACCTGCTCGGGAGTGGGCCAGGGCGCAAGCCGCCCCCTCGAGGCCCACGCTGCCTTGGGTTAAGCTGGCATAGAGAAGGTCATATAGGGCCCGTTGGGACAGGTTTCCCCCTTGAGCGTAGGCCTCCAGACCCCACGAGTGGGCGAAAGCTCCGATGGGGAACTGGGAGTCAAGGATCTGCTGCAAGCGCAGGAGCAAGAGCGTTCCCCCCATACCTCCTCCTAGTGGGCGTGCTCCCCTGGGGCGTTCCCCACGAATGGCCCTTGGACCCGCTCGACCGCAAAGCCCTTTTGCCTAAGCCGATGGTAAAGGCCTTCGTCCCAGAGGGCGTAGATAAACCTTCCTTCCGCAACCATGTCCCTGTGGAGGTTGCCCAAGAGGTGGCCTACCTGGGCGGCCTCCCTAAGGGTTCGTGGCCTGACCCGGAGGAGATCCTCTTCCGCCGCCGTTACCATATACGCTTTGCCCCCACCAGCCCAGAGCACGGTGCCTGGGCGCAACACGGTTCCCGTCGGCAGGGCGAGGTAGAAGGCCTGACCGTCCGGAGCGGTCAGGAGACGGCGTACCCTTCTGCGGTCGGCTGCGGTCAAGGGAATCGGTACGGTTTCAAGGCCTTGCTCACGGTTGCCGGCATCGGGTAGCGTTGTGATTAGAATCGGTTCCATGACATCCTCCTAAAAGAGAAAGTAGCGCTGGGCCAAGGGTAGACGCCCGGCCGGATGGCTGGTAATGGGTTGGCCGTCCACCCGCACCTCGTAGGTTTCCGGATCCACCTCGATGGAGGGGAGAACGTCGTTTAATCGCATGTCCCTTTTGCTAAGGTTTCGGACGCCCCCCACAGGAAGGAGCCTGCGCCGCAGGCGTGCCGGCAGGTTCCCTGATTCCAAGGAGGCCCTGGACACGAAGGTGAAGGCCACCTCTTCCAAGGCCCGACCAAAGGCGGCGAACATGGGCCGGTAGTAAACCGGTTCCGGGGTGGGGATGGAGGCGTTGGGATCCCCCATAGGGGCGGCCACAATAAAGCCCGCCTTAATGACGAGATCGGGTTTTACCCCGAAAAAACGGGGATCCCAGAGGACGAGGTCGGCGTACTTGCCGGGTTCCACAGAACCCACGTACTGTGCGATCCCGTGAGCGATCGCTGGGTTGATGGTGTACTTGGCCAGGTAGCGCCGGATGCGGAAATTGTCGTTCCTCTCCGAGTCCTCCGGCAAGGAACCACGTTCCTCCTTCATCTTGTGGGCTGTTTGCCAGGTGCGGAGGATGGTTTCCCCCACACGCCCCATGGCCTGGGAATCGCTGGACATCATGCTGATGGCGCCTATGTCGTGCAGGACGTCCTCGGCCGCCATGGTTTCTGGCCGTATGCGGGACTCGGCAAAGGCCACGTCCTCGGGGATCCGGGGGGAGAGGTGATGGCAGACCATCAGCATGTCCAGGTGCTCCGCCAGGGTGTTCTCCGTGTAGGGCATGGTGGGGTTGGTGCTGGAAGGAAGCACGTTGGCGTGGCCTACCACCTTCAGGATGTCCGGAGCATGCCCGCCGCCTGCCCCCTCGGAGTGGTAAGCGTGGATAGTGCGGCCGCCGATGGCCCTCAGGGTGTCTTCGACAAAGCCGCTTTCGTTCAAGGTGTCGGTGTGGATGGCCACCTGTACGTCGTAGAGGTCCGCAACCCGCAATGCGACGTCGATGACCGCGGGTGTGGCGCCCCAGTCCTCGTGGATCTTCAATCCGATGGCCCCGGCGAGGATCTGTTCCTCCAGTGCGCCTACTAGGGAAGCGTTGCCTTTACCCAGGAGCCCGAAGTTGACGGGTAGCCCCTCGAGGGCTTCCAGCATGCGGTGGAGATTC is part of the Thermus caldilimi genome and harbors:
- a CDS encoding urease accessory protein UreE, with translation MEPILITTLPDAGNREQGLETVPIPLTAADRRRVRRLLTAPDGQAFYLALPTGTVLRPGTVLWAGGGKAYMVTAAEEDLLRVRPRTLREAAQVGHLLGNLHRDMVAEGRFIYALWDEGLYHRLRQKGFAVERVQGPFVGNAPGEHAH
- a CDS encoding urease accessory protein UreF, giving the protein MGGTLLLLRLQQILDSQFPIGAFAHSWGLEAYAQGGNLSQRALYDLLYASLTQGSVGLEGAACALAHSRAGRPKELLELAHQLAAWTPIAGPRETSLRLGGRLLRILSRLYGLAWPSSVPPHQSLVTGWALARLGLPLSLALPLYLQSSLMALLAAAIRSMALSPEAAQEILTQLQPHIATKAMAILKDPDGHFHTATPGWDFWAAVQPHLETRLFLS
- the ureC gene encoding urease subunit alpha, which translates into the protein MRLRREDYARLYGPTKGDRIRLGDTNLLLEIEEDRTVPGEEVVFGGGKVIRDGMGQSQLSREQGALDLVITNVIVLDYWGVVKADVGIKDGRIVALGKAGNPDVQEGVTPGLVIGPGTEVISGEGKILTAGGIDAHIHFVSPQQAWEALYSGITTMIGGGTGPAEGTKATTCTPGPWNLHRMLEALEGLPVNFGLLGKGNASLVGALEEQILAGAIGLKIHEDWGATPAVIDVALRVADLYDVQVAIHTDTLNESGFVEDTLRAIGGRTIHAYHSEGAGGGHAPDILKVVGHANVLPSSTNPTMPYTENTLAEHLDMLMVCHHLSPRIPEDVAFAESRIRPETMAAEDVLHDIGAISMMSSDSQAMGRVGETILRTWQTAHKMKEERGSLPEDSERNDNFRIRRYLAKYTINPAIAHGIAQYVGSVEPGKYADLVLWDPRFFGVKPDLVIKAGFIVAAPMGDPNASIPTPEPVYYRPMFAAFGRALEEVAFTFVSRASLESGNLPARLRRRLLPVGGVRNLSKRDMRLNDVLPSIEVDPETYEVRVDGQPITSHPAGRLPLAQRYFLF
- a CDS encoding amino acid ABC transporter permease; this translates as MPRLRDLVLQALVFGLVAWGLAYLVGTAKARMAAQGIPFSFAFLSQEAGFSLSEGVTWSQGEGLRPYYPSDTYWQALLAGFFNTLRVTVLGLVAASLLGLLVAMGRLSGNPLARGLAFGYVELVRNTPLLLQLFVWYFGLLLKLPPWEKGLALGGAYLSQRGLVLPEVTLAPGALGLLGAVLLGYALRKAGRWAWIGPLLALVAAWLVLGPPIRLVPVEVGPFGPRGGTSLTPEFAALLFGLTVYTSAFIAEVIRGAILAVPRGQWEAGLSLGLSPRDTFFLVILPQAVRIAVPPLANQYLNLAKNTSLGVGVGYPDLFSVYSTVANQSGRSLEAILLVMGVYLSLSLGISALVNVYNRRVALRWKL
- a CDS encoding amino acid ABC transporter ATP-binding protein — encoded protein: MDPIIRIHNLHKWFGTLHVLKGIHLEVAPGEKLVIIGPSGSGKSTLIRCINRLEDFQEGEVVVDGHNVKEERALKEVRREVGMVFQQFNLFPHMTVLENITLAPMRVRGWSRERAERKALELLERVGILDQARKYPGQLSGGQQQRVAIARALAMEPKVMLFDEPTSALDPEMVGEVLDVMRDLARGGMTMLVVTHEMGFAREVADRVIFMDGGQIVEEGRPEGIFSSPREERTRAFLQRVLHH
- a CDS encoding amino acid ABC transporter substrate-binding protein yields the protein MKRWLVGLLVLAILAMAPSWAQQSRMDLVKSRGKLICGVNAVLPGFGFLDQKTGKYTGFDVEFCRAVAAAIFGDPDKVDYVPLDARVRFQAVQNGEVDVAFRNTTVTANRDGALGVDFLPVTFYDGQGVMVRKGRANSLRELEGATFCTTQGTTNEKNISDYIRAKRWRNTKLLTFEDGAKVMAAFLQGRCDAFTADKSQLVGFRATAPNPEELVILKETISKEPLAGFVRENDSRWRDALAWIVYATIQAEEYGITSKNLDSFLKSDVPEIRRFLGLEGTLGQDLGLPKDFTVRVIRAVGNYGEIYDRFFGAKSPFHIPRTGTLNALQRFGGLMYSPPFR
- a CDS encoding urease accessory protein UreD, producing MKRPEPKRVHSLEIHLVYRGGRTLVQRAHSSGALRILRPFDLGDRILLQLITLGPGLLDGDLFRIEVHLGPGAKALLVNQSAGKVHPGLARQEVVIQAAQESELEFYPGLSILFPRAALEQRTRVWLEPGARFGLLETWALGRIARGEAWDFVFLDARTDVDQGSIPLFRDALLLSPLNASQPGFMEGRPYLASGFWTWPAPDPGMELGGTWALAWSSTAQGHLVLRGTASEGAGLLGALTDRLYGFRQSWGLVRVDLGRYSSAWAGSGATPISFPDQPQTSCGKTGCELPSPRAPSPR
- the ureG gene encoding urease accessory protein UreG, whose translation is MRPVKIGVAGPVGSGKTALIDRLCKAMRDRYSLAVITNDIYTYEDAEFLVRSGALPPERIKGVQTGGCPHTAIREDPSVNQEAVEEMLTRFPDLDILFLESGGDNLAAAFSPELVDVFIYVIDVAGGDKIPRKGGPGIVRSDLLVINKIDLAPFVGADLSVMARDAKRQRGERPFVFTNLQTGKGLDEILAWIRREVLFEEA
- a CDS encoding amino acid ABC transporter permease → MRLIRALFGSPGNALLTLLLLALLYALGKALLLWALGAQWWVVTENLRYLFVGQMPPELTWRAWVTLLAGLVALAGWLGRLGILPLPKAGWVLVVGIGAGILALPLPVTLWSGLFLSLLLSLSAMALAFPLGVALAFARQSRLVGLRLLAIAYIEAVRGVPLVSLLFLAFVTLPLFLPEDFRLPQVVRALLAFTLFAAAYLAENVRGGLQAVPKGQWEAAHSLGLSSFQAALYVVLPQALRAVVPALVGQFISLFKDTSLVALIGILDLMGVARAVLANPRNVGLEREVYLFLAVVYLVVSGAFSYVGRLVERRMGLGVR